The sequence below is a genomic window from Proteus vulgaris.
TTTTTCTGATTTTTTTGACGTTTCGCCCAAAGAACTAGAGGAATATGGTGCATTTGATCTTTCATTAATCAATGATCTTCCCCTGTTCATTGACCCATTCCTTTTATTTAATAGCGACAAACCGGAGTATAAGAAACTACATGATGACATTATTCAATATGTTGCATTTTTGCGTGCTTGTTCAGAAAAAGAAGGGATCAGCAAAGGTTTAATAAAAGCATGGTTCTTATTCCCAGAAGTAAAACAAACATGGTTTGGATACAGCAAAATTGGTAATGGTGGAAGTGGCCTTGGTCAGAAGTTCGCAAAGTCTCTTAACGAAAACCTGAACACTGTGTTTACGAATTTTGGCACTGAAGAGATTACCAACGGTAGTCACCTTGAGAAGCTTTGCTTAATCAAAGATGGCGTTGGAAGAGATAATATAAGCGACTTCACAACCAATCTTATCAAAAAGTTTTTACTTGATTACACTCAAGAATTCGCTCAGGAGCATATTGATGCTCGTTTTTTATCCACTCATTTAGTTGATAAAGTCGAATTTAACTACAAGACAAGATCATGGATGGCGAAAACCTATACACTACCAATATTTCAAAATGATTATGTACTTTTGACCCCTAAGGACATCCTCACGAAAGATGAAAACTGGATTAATAAGTCTGACATGATTGGTGATTTTAGAGGTGTGCTTGAAAGTATCCCCAATGACCAACTTAGAGCACAGTTGAATGACTATCTAGCCAGGATTCTTCCTGAAAATCCTGATAAAAAAGAGTTTGATAAAGCCGTCGTAAGCTCGATCATAAAATTCCCTCAATATATTGACTATTTTATAAAGCTTAAAGAAGAGAATGGTGACCAGGCTGTTAAGCTTAGTGAGCTAAAGGTAAATGAGACAGAGTATCTGTTCATTCAAAAAGTTAAAGAGCTTGTGAACAGCCTAGAAAAAGATACGACGTTTTATGATCAACCATCAAATTCATTAGACGAAGCGTATCAACGTGTTCTCTTTCTAAAGCAGATGGTAGAAAACAATGATGGTTACAGGTTTTTCTATGTAAAAGGAAATCCAATAAAACGAGAGCAAGACCTTCAGCTCCTATTTAAGCTGACATGGTTTGCTAGTAAATATGATGTAAACGCAGAAGTTAATAATGGTCGAGGGCCCGTTGATTTCAAAATATCAAATGGGAGCAAAGATAAATCCCTTGTTGAGTTTAAGTTGGCTTCAAACAAAAAGTTAAAGCAAAACCTGAAACACCAAGTTGAAATTTATGAGGCTGCAAACTGCACCCATCAGTCAATTAAAGTCATTCTCTTTTTCAGCGATTCCGAGCTTGAATCTGTCAGTAAGGTTATGAGGGAGTTAAAACTAAAAGAGGACAAAGGTTTCGTATTAATTGATGCACGCCCGAACAAAGTATCTGCTTCAAATGTAAGAGACATGTTTGAAGATGACTGATTCAACACGCTTTGAATTCCGCTACAGCGATCATCTTATCCCGTTCGAACGAGTAACGAGAAGGTCAGTCTCAAATAGAATATTAATCAAAGTTCATCCAGATTGCAGGGTTATCGTGTCGAGTCCCGAAGATGCAGACAATGATGCGGTTCTTTCTGCTGTTAAGAAGCGTGGGCGTTGGATATACGAACAGCTTAGGAACTTCCGCGAACAACTTGAATTCATCCCCTCTAGACAATACATCAGCGGTGAGAGCCATTACTACCTTGGAAAACAGTATCTGCTGAAAGTGATTGAAGCACCAGAACAGGTTCAAGGTGTGAAACTACTACGCGGCAAGTTGGAAGTTTCGGTAAGAACAAAGTCCGCTGAAAAGGTTAAAGAGCTACTAACAGACTGGTACAAAGCGCGAGCCAAGGAAACCTTCACCAAGCGGCTCGATACCATGCTGGAACAAGCCCTTTGGGTAGAAGAGCGACCATCGCTGCGTATTCTGGCAATGCAAACCCAATGGGGCAGTTGCTCACCTAATGGGCGAATTGCACTGAATCCTCATTTGGTAAAAGCGCCTCGTGAGTGTATTGACTACGTGATTTTACACGAGCTTTGCCACATAGCAGAGCATAACCACAGCGAGCGGTTCTACCGGCTAATGAGTCAAGTCATGCCAAAGTGGGAAAAGACCAAAGAACGACTGGATGGGATGGCTTCCGTCTATATTGAATGGTGACCAGAGAATGACAAATAGAATACAAGTGCAAAGCGTAGTGAAAATGCAGGAAGTTAAACAGTCAAATTTATCAGATACTGAGTTAGCAACCAGGCTATCTATACGCTACCTAATTTAAATTTTGTTGTTTACACATGCGTCAAATACTTATTCAAAGTTTTATCTGGTATGAACATTAATAAATAGGCTATATTAATATAGTCGTTATTTATGGTTCCTCAACCACTACTCAAAATAATCCATATCTAGCTTCGGTAACTTAATAATTTGTGAACTAACGCCTATCTCGTTATCCATCATTAGGTTAACTAAGAGGTTACCATCAATAAGGACTAATCCCTCAACAGATTTAGCAAAATCAATAGCTTGTGCTGTGTAACCAGACGTAGTTATAAAAATACCACGTTTGGCTTTTTGCCCTGCAAGAGCGCCATAAAATGCTTGTAAATCAGGGCGACCGACGGTGCCTTGCCAGCGTTTTGCTTGTACATAAATTCGCTCTAATCCGAGTTTATCTAACGAAATAATCCCATCAATTCCACCGTCACCTGTACCACCAACACGTTGTAAATCATCACGATGGCTACCATAACCTAGTTTATGTAGCACATCTAGTACAATGAATTCGAAGCGGGTAGGGGATACTTGAAGTAAATTTGCCAGTAAATCAATGGCGACAGATTCACGAATTTCTTTCAGTGCATCGTTTAGACGGTCATCTGGGCTACGAACGTGTTGAGAGTTGTCAGGATTTATTTGTGTATCTTCATCTAGTGGAACTATATCAGGATTCGTTTTAAGTTTTATGTTCATAAAATCAAAAGCTAAGTGGTCAACTTGTTCTTGGGTCAGTGGAAATGGGTTGTTTTTAATCCACTCGAAACCACTTTCAGTTAGGCACCACTTTCCTCGAGATAGGCTTTGTGAAAGCCCTGCTCGTTTTAACCTATCATGAGCCCAACCAGCACGATTTTTATAGACTAATTGGCCACTTGAAATCAGTTCGGAGCGCTGGTTGTCATCTAACCCTAGAATGTCTGCAGCGCCTTCATGAACATCTTTGGCAGCAATACCTTCAGGGTGATGTTTTAAAAAACGTAATATAGGCTCAATAAATTTATCGTAGGTTGGAACTGCCATAGAAACCTTCTATAAGAGATACTTAACATGAATTTCTATACTATGGCATCTAACGTCACAGATGTTAAGTTAGACATTGGATATTTAATTGTGTGTAACTTTTATATTCAGAATTCATGTAAATGTATGTTACTTATTTTTCTGCAAAATTGTAGAATACCTCTATTCCTACTGGGTATATTAGCAAGCAATAATATGAAATTAGCTTTCATGATTGGTACCCGTTTAAATTTCTAAAAGAAAATGTCACCTGCGATGCGAATTGCAAACAACATATAATCATCCATTATCCTCATCAGTCCCCAGTTCTACATTTGCCTGCCAATTATCCATTCCACCAATTGTTCTTCAGTTTTCATCTTCAGGGCATTCAGCCAATCATCTAAAGGAAAACCCAGCATCAAATCATACAAGTACAGCCACATCACTTTATGGCGTAGATCAGAGTCATTGAACTGGTTTAATAGGCTAATCAGCTTATTAGAAAATGAACGTTATCCAATCCTCAGGTACTTGTTAAGAAAGATCCCCCCAGCATTGGGGGGATCTTAGCAGGGGGTTATCGATGATTAAGCTGGTGGCTATTTTCGATAGGAATGACTCCTTCCCCGATAAATGGTGATTTTGGTAAAGTCATCCAGTCAACTCTAGTCGTGGCGTAGCTATGTCTTATGAAAATCATGATACTTTTTTATTGTTGAATTTTCGGTGAGATTTAAAAGCTGGTGCTATTGATACGGAAGGAGGGGGGATGGACTCGGTAATACGTACTTGTAACCAATTTTTAACCTCGCTCTTTAACCAGCGAGGGCTACGTCCCAGTTTGATAGGCTTGTGAAACTCTTCATCTTGTAACAATTTACAAAACCACTTATCTGTTAATCCAGTTAAACGGGTTATAAATATCATATCAACGCATTGGTCATCTAATAAGAGAATCGCTTGAGTGCTCATTATTATCACTGCATCAATCATTTTCACTCATAAGCTACGGCCTAAAATCTATATAAAATGTATTTTTATTGTTGATCCTCTTATCTTCTGGAGGTGCAGTAAATGTTGTTTCTTTAATAATTTCAAGGCCAGCATCACAAAGCGCTTTATCATTTTTTTCGTTTCTATCATCTACAACAGCTGAAATTAATTCTCCATCATCAGATAGTGTCACCTTAATCATGCACTCTTTACCTTTATAGTTTGCTGAATTATGAAAATTAGCACTAACTGATTTTTGGGTTTTTTCTACAAAATTTATTATAGGGCTGCTATCGATGGAAGAGGCGCTTAAAGATCCAGAGAAAAAGAGACTAAAAAGTAGAATAAATTTTTCCATACCAATTAACTTCCTTTTAAATCATATTGTTATTTGTTTTTATGATTGATTTTATTTTTATAATTATAAGCATCAGTTAGAAGATTATACCTAATTAATAACTTGTTGACTGTGTTGATAATAAAAAACGCCATTAAATCTAATTTAATGGCGTTATTAATCTGTGCGTTTAATTTTTAACTTGGCTTGCTTATCGTGTATTTAATTAATCAAACTCCAACACAAAGTTTGCGGAAGCACTGAGCTTGCCGGGTTTTACCTCATCGCCATAGCGATAATATTCAGCTTTTAAGGGAACGTTATTAATACCACTGGCTAAATCAGCAAGTTTTACAAACTGATTATTAATTAAGACGGTATCGCCACTGGAAGGAGATGAAACCACAAAACCGACACCTTTGGCATTATCACTATTACCTTCATTATCGGGTTTGATAATTGTTTTTTGCCCCTCATAACTTGTGGTGTTGTGAGCCATTAATTTTATTTTAGCGGAGGCATCACCTGTGCAATTTATTCTGAGATGATCTTCAGCATATTGATTATCGCGTGGAAAACCGATATCAGAAAATGCAGTAATAGGCATCTTAGGTAAGTTCATCTCAAGATCTGTATTTTCAGCACTGCAAGATGTTGGCGCACTAATAATATTTACAGATAAACGATAACTAAAACCAACTGCCGTTGTTCCACCACCAGAATTAAAGCGATTAATTAATATCGAGCCAATATATTGAGTCGTAAAACGCTGTGATTTAGGGTTATCTTTAGTCGCATAAACAATTACCGTAGCATCTCTTGTATTAAGTTTGGGCGCATTAACAGGGACTTCTTGTCCTGGTTGGCTTCTAAATGAAAGACCAGATTCATTCTCAATAAGAACATAAGCATAATCATCTAAACCGGTATTAGGTTTGCGTACAACATAATATGCAGGTCTGCCGTCAATATCCATATAGTAACTTGGTATAACCCCGCTAGCTTCGCTATATGTTGCATAAGCATAGAACTCAGCACCATCTGGGCAATCTGCGACTGCAACATCAGAGCCATCACGCTTAAATGTAAAACGAGCTACTTCTTGATTCTTTTTAATCATTCCTTTTAGTTCAATGGTGCCACCTCTGGCATCCATCGTGCCATGTTTAATCCCCCCGTTATTGACACAATCAGGAGCCGCATGGCTGTAAAAAGAGAGAGAAGATAAACTAAGAGTAAAAATTAGAAATAGTAATTTATTCATCTTATTTTTTAAGTTAGTCATTTTATTTCCTTATTTACACTCAGTATCTAAAATATATAAGCCATTAGCGGGAGTTTTATTATCAATATCATAGGTTGCATGGCAGCTTTTTTGCTCGCCATTAATTGTCCATGAAACTTGAATATTGCCCTGCGGTTTATTGGCAACAAAATAGAGTTGATGGAAGCTTGCGACTAATTGCGTATCATCGTTATCAATTTCGGCTTTAGCTCCCATTGGGATGGTACTCTTATCCGGAGTTTGTAATGTCAGTAGGAATTTAAATCCTTTTTTAGCATCGAAATCTGCTAACACTAATGCCCCTTTAGTCGGAATAATATTACTAATAATATTGTTCGAGATTTCAGTATTACTTGGGATTGAATTAGTGTTAACGCTAATGCTATTTTTTTGGTAAGGAGACATACCAGAAACAACAGCTAATCCACTATTATTAGTTTTAATAGATTGACCATTAATCACTTCTACACCTGAAGTATCTTTGGTTAAAATTAACGCATTCGTCTGTTGTAATGACGGTGCAAACACCGCGCCATATTGTGTTGCAACTAATGCACCACTAATACCATAGTTGATATTTTGCTTATCTTGCGTATATGAGTAACCGGCATTAACAACAGCACTTTGGGCTTTATAAGAGCCATTTAAACCACCACTATAATTAACACCTTTATTGCCATATCCTTGATAAACATCCCAATTTGCTTGGTTTTTATCACCATAGGTGCCACTTAAACGCGCGGTTTGTAATACTTGGTTATCATTATTGGTCGATATACCGTAATTTGCCCAAATGTAGTTCTCATGCAATGAAAAAGGAATGCTGATATTCATGCTTAAATCGTGGCTATTTTTATTATTATCGTTATAGCGACTGCCATCATAATAAGTGTAATAAACACTATAGTTAATTTTATTAATCGCGCTGTTAAAGCCTGCATTATAAGAATGAACAGTTTTGCCACTCACATACTTATAAATAACAGAATTTAAATTAATTGAAGCATTATTAGAAAATAAAGGCTGGTTAATAGAGAGTGTATACTCATTTTTCAATCCATCGCGTGGATTGTATTTTGTATCCTTGTGCTCCATCGCTTGCGCAAAGTTAAGAAAGTTAGCATCAAAATGACGATAACCAACTAACGAAAGCGTTGTATCGGTTATTGATATATTTTTAGAATAATTTACTCTAAATGCGTTGCCATGCAATAAATCATTGCCATTGTTAGTGGAAGATTTGGCGTAGAGCAAATCGGTAGTGATCGCGCCATAGCTCCCTAAATTTACCCCTGTACCAACACCAACAGATTGATATTTTTCGCCGAGAAGTACACCACCATAAAGAGTGACGTAATCAGTTAAACCATAGAAAGCTTCGGTTTGAACAACATAAGCCCCATCACCACTGTTATTGCCGTCATATTTACCAGTTGAAAAGCTATATTTTATTTCACCTTTTCTTTCAAGATTGGCAATAGAAGAAAAAGGCACAATGAAATTCTTTTCAGAGCCATCGGCTTCAGTCACGCTGACATATAAATCACCGCCACTGTTCATTGGGTAATAATCGGTGATATTAAAAGGACCAGCAGGTACGCTACGCTTATAAATCACTTGGCCATTTTGGGTGATAGTGACAACGGACTCTGTATTGGCAATGCCAGAAACACTAGGTGCATAGGTTCTGTTTTGTGTTGGTGTCATCAATTTATCCGTGACGAGTTTAATACCTCTAAATTTTACTGAATCAAATAGCTGTGAAGAGGAATAGAGATCACCAATCATTAACTCACTATTAATGCTGGTAATTGCTCTAGAAAGAACATTACTTAATGTATTCCATTTTTTATCGCCATTTTCATTTTTCGTCCATGTTGAATAATTATTAAAACGCCAAGGACCTAAATTAACTTGGGTTTGAATATTGCCATAATAACTGTCTGTTGTATTACCATGACTACGGCTATTGAATGAAGATAAGGCATAGTTAACTAATAATGCAGGAATACCTGAATCCCAATTTTTTATTTCATTCTCTTTTAATCTATCTTCGTTAACATATAACTGTGGCAGTGTTAAAACATACTGTTTTCTATTTAAATCTAAATAACCACTTGCATTGTTGATATCGTTGAGATTAATAAAATCACTATTTTTGTTTTTATTAATCACATCATGAGGAAGATCTATGCCTGCTTTATACCACTCTTCAGCTGAAAGACGAGGGGCTAATATTTTATTATTACCCTCATCTTCCATGAGAATAAAATTAAATTCACGGGTTGATATACGATTGTTATTTACAAAAAGTGTTACTGTATAGAGCCCTGGAGCGATGCTATTCTCTCTAAAGACATTGAGATCTTCATTAGTGACTTGTTGTGTGCTTCCTTCAATATTTAATAGGTTGGCTGGATAATAATCGTTTGCTGATATGTTAAAAGAAGCTAATAAAGTACCAACAACAAATAAATGAAGTGATGATTTTTTAAAATAATTATCCATTGTCTTTTTCATATTGAATAATATCTCTTATTATAATGAGAATTCCATTGTCAGGCTTTTTCCAAAATCATCGATATAAAATAATTTTATTTTTTCTTTACCAGAAAGTGTTTTATTTACGCTAATGGCTGTTTCTGATTTTGGTGATAGAAAGCTAGGTATTTTTTCAATCTCTTTTCCATCAATAATAAGTTTTCCAATATTGACAAAATAAGGTGAGTTGTTTGATACCACTAGGCTGTTATTTTTCGCGTTCCATTTTAACTCTTTGATTTCTTTTTCAATATTTACATCTTTAAGGGATTGAGGTCTGTAAATTAGCTTGATCCTATTGGTTAGGGAATAGCGAAGAACATTCTCTAAATTTTCATTACTTGGTGCGACAAATTTAACATTGATCCAATACATAGATTCAATATCATTAGGCAAAGTGGTATTTTTAGTCACTTGTAATGTATTTTTTTGCTGTGCCATTAATTTAATTAATGGTGGAGTAATAACAAAATCTTGAGTGAGTTTACCATTAAGATCTTCGACCCAAGACTGTAATAAATAATTAGTATTTTTATCGCCATTAAAGGCGACAAAACCTTCATTATTATTTGTTTCATTATAAACAACACGTGTTGTTTCTAATCCAAATCCAGCAAAACAAGATGTGATTGAGCTAATTATTAGTCCTAATCCTAAAAGTGTTTTTTTAAATAGCATCGATAAATACCTCTTTAATAGATGCAGGTTAATATAGTAATTAACCTGCATTTATTTATTATTGATAAGTCAGGGTGTAATTTAATGTTGCATCAGCACGACCTGCTTCAACGTCATCATCAGTACTAACATATTTGGCAATAAAAGAGAGAGTTTTGGATTTAAGATCACCAGTATCTTTAATCTCATACTCTTCAGTGAAATTGATATAGTAAGGATTAGCCAAGTCGTCATAATCATAAAGATGGATACCGACATTTTTAGCAGTATTAGGATCATTTGGATTATCTAATGCTAAAATTTGATCGGAACTACTGTCAGCTTTACCTGATAATTTTAATTTAACTTTACCTTGTGGTGGGCAATTAATTAAAGAGATATCTAATTTACCATTACCCGCTGTTCCACCAACTTCGCTACCTGCATCGCCAAATTCGCTGGTAGCATAACGACCCATATTAACGTTACCATCAGAACCTGTGCCATTAATATCAATAGTACAAGTCGATGAATAAATTAAGCCAGTAAAAGAAATCTGACCAGTTTGTTCTTCAGCAGAAACTGTAGCACTTGCCGTTATTGCAGAAATAACGAAAGCCATTGGAAGTAATTTTTTTGTTAAAATAGGCATGTTAACCCCTAGTGATTGATATAAATAGTATTTAATAAATCATATTAAGTGCTATTTATTCTAAGATTAGTTTATTGTTACAGTATATAAATCCACTAAAGTCACCAGGTAATGCAATCACTTTAAATAGATAAAACTAATAAAAATATAATCTTAAATAAAATAGCTTTTAGTATTAATCATAAAATTCACAGTCAATTTTTATTACTTTGTTTTTTATAATTAATACTAATTCTGGATATATAAAATGACTTCAATTTTGTGTACAAGCGAATTCTATGGTGTTTATTTGGCTATGTCTCATGCACAGTGTTACAAAATTCTCTTATGTAATAGGTAAAATTCATTAACAAGATAATAAAAGATAATTTTTTTCTTGTTATTTTTCATTTAATTATGTTTTTGAGGGGAGTTAAGGATAAGAGGGGATAGTTTAAATTTACTTTAAGGAAAGTATATTTTGTTACAAATAGAATTAAAATTAAATTGTATTAATGACAATACTTTATAAAAACCAATCATTAAAAGAAGAGTTCCTAATAATAATGAAAACAGTATTAGTGGGAATAATTATTATTAATAATTTCCTTTGTCCGTTTTTTTATTTAATCCCATATTCGGTGTCTTAAATATGAAAACACTCATATTAAATACATTTTACTGAGCTTTCATTTTTCTATATAGAGTCGCAATGCTTATTCCTAAGATTTCTGCCGCTTTCTTTTTTCCTTCCAATGTTGTTCCCGTTTTTTCTAATATGCTCATAATGGTTTGATACTCTGATGTTAAGCTTTTAGTTTTGAGAAGTTCTTGTGTGTGTAATGATTGAGTTTTATTTCTATTGTCTGTTTTAGTTTCAGTATAGATACCACTGGTTTTTTCTTTTTCTAAAGGATCAAAATGAGGAGTTTCTAACAAATAAGGAGGAAGGTGGCTGAGGTTTAAATCAACGGTATCGCCTTGCATAACATACATATACTCAATCACATTGCGTAGCTCCCTGATATTGCCGGGCCAATCATAGGAATATAAGTAGTTAATAATAGAGTTAGGGATCTTCGTCGCAGGTCGCTGATAGGTTAATGCTAAATCGTCGGCAAAAAATTGCGCAAGCTCTGCAATGTCTTCCCGATGATCACGTAATGCGGGAGTATGGATCGGAACAACATTAAGACGATAAAACAGATCTTCACGAAATTGCCCTTTATTTACCATTTCACGCAGATCTTTATTGGTGGCGGCAATGATCCTCACATCTATATTGATCATATTATTAGAGCCAACGCGAGTGATACTTTTTTCTTGGAGTACACGTAAAAGCTTGGCTTGTAGATGCAAAGGCATATCCCCAATTTCATCTAGGAATAGGCTTCCACCATGTGCTAATTCAAATTTACCAATACGCCCCTTAGGATCAGCGCCACTAAATGCACCACGTACATAACCAAAGAGCTCACTTTCTAGTAGTTGTTCTGGAATAGCTGCACAGTTAATGGTAATAAAAGGCTGTTTTGTGCGTAGGCTTTGTTGGTGAATAGTGTAAGCAACCACTTCTTTACCTGAACCGCTTTCTCCGGTGATAAGTACGCTGGCGTGACTAACGGCGACTTTGCTTAACATGCTTTTTAATTGAAGCATATTTTGTGAGTTACCAATTAAAGGGGAGTGGGGATTTTCATCAACAGAGAGGGTATTTATTTGTGTCATATAATCACGAGCATCATGAAAAATAACCATGCTGAGTTGGTCATTATCAACCGATGAAAACGTAATTTTTTTACACAGAACATGATAGCGTTGTTGGTTTAATATCAGCCATGCTTCTTCATCGCCATAAAGAATATCGCCTGTCATCTGAATATCGAGAGATTGACCAATCAATTCACAATCAAAAAAGCGCAAAGCAGAAAGATTGGCGTGCCAAATTTTGCCTTGGCTATCGATCGCAATAACACCTCTATCCATTACATCAATCAAGTTACGGAAAGTGCCAAATCGTTCTTGCTCTCTAAGCCTTTCAAGGCATTCAAAAACGCGACTTGAGATCATCTCTGAAAATTGTTCAATAAAGGTAATAAAAGCCTGTTTTTGTTTCATCAGAAATTTTTTTTGTTCCCGATTAGAGCAGATAATGCCAATAACACCAATAACTTGATTATTAAGGAAAATTGGCGCATTTAGATCAAGCTCTTCGGTACAAGTTAGGCGATTTTGACATAGTTGGCAGAGATCGTTCTCTTTTGGATCTTCAATTAGAATGGTTTTTTGAACTTGCAGTACATGGCGGTAAATATACCCATTACTGGAGACATCTTGATTGAGCATATAGCGATAACGACCTGTACCAGCAATACGCATTAAGTTGTTATCAATAATTTCAACATCGGTACCAGTGATACCCGCAATGGCATCGGTGTATTTGCTAATTTCATCTTGTAGGGTACTGAGTAACGAGTGCATCACATTCTCACCTTAAATTATCAATATTGATAATAAATTATCATCACCTGTTTTGGGTGTTTAATTTAATTGTTATTTATTAATTAGTTATTTGATTTTTGTATAAAGCTCACACAGTTTATTATTATTGATAATTTATCACTTAAATAAAACCGCCTAGATCACAGCTTTTCTGCATGATTAATTTCATCTCTTAATCGTTA
It includes:
- a CDS encoding helix-turn-helix transcriptional regulator, giving the protein MSTQAILLLDDQCVDMIFITRLTGLTDKWFCKLLQDEEFHKPIKLGRSPRWLKSEVKNWLQVRITESIPPPSVSIAPAFKSHRKFNNKKVS
- a CDS encoding M48 family metallopeptidase, whose translation is MTDSTRFEFRYSDHLIPFERVTRRSVSNRILIKVHPDCRVIVSSPEDADNDAVLSAVKKRGRWIYEQLRNFREQLEFIPSRQYISGESHYYLGKQYLLKVIEAPEQVQGVKLLRGKLEVSVRTKSAEKVKELLTDWYKARAKETFTKRLDTMLEQALWVEERPSLRILAMQTQWGSCSPNGRIALNPHLVKAPRECIDYVILHELCHIAEHNHSERFYRLMSQVMPKWEKTKERLDGMASVYIEW
- a CDS encoding restriction endonuclease produces the protein MAVPTYDKFIEPILRFLKHHPEGIAAKDVHEGAADILGLDDNQRSELISSGQLVYKNRAGWAHDRLKRAGLSQSLSRGKWCLTESGFEWIKNNPFPLTQEQVDHLAFDFMNIKLKTNPDIVPLDEDTQINPDNSQHVRSPDDRLNDALKEIRESVAIDLLANLLQVSPTRFEFIVLDVLHKLGYGSHRDDLQRVGGTGDGGIDGIISLDKLGLERIYVQAKRWQGTVGRPDLQAFYGALAGQKAKRGIFITTSGYTAQAIDFAKSVEGLVLIDGNLLVNLMMDNEIGVSSQIIKLPKLDMDYFE
- a CDS encoding molecular chaperone, whose product is MLFKKTLLGLGLIISSITSCFAGFGLETTRVVYNETNNNEGFVAFNGDKNTNYLLQSWVEDLNGKLTQDFVITPPLIKLMAQQKNTLQVTKNTTLPNDIESMYWINVKFVAPSNENLENVLRYSLTNRIKLIYRPQSLKDVNIEKEIKELKWNAKNNSLVVSNNSPYFVNIGKLIIDGKEIEKIPSFLSPKSETAISVNKTLSGKEKIKLFYIDDFGKSLTMEFSL
- a CDS encoding fimbria/pilus outer membrane usher protein is translated as MKKTMDNYFKKSSLHLFVVGTLLASFNISANDYYPANLLNIEGSTQQVTNEDLNVFRENSIAPGLYTVTLFVNNNRISTREFNFILMEDEGNNKILAPRLSAEEWYKAGIDLPHDVINKNKNSDFINLNDINNASGYLDLNRKQYVLTLPQLYVNEDRLKENEIKNWDSGIPALLVNYALSSFNSRSHGNTTDSYYGNIQTQVNLGPWRFNNYSTWTKNENGDKKWNTLSNVLSRAITSINSELMIGDLYSSSQLFDSVKFRGIKLVTDKLMTPTQNRTYAPSVSGIANTESVVTITQNGQVIYKRSVPAGPFNITDYYPMNSGGDLYVSVTEADGSEKNFIVPFSSIANLERKGEIKYSFSTGKYDGNNSGDGAYVVQTEAFYGLTDYVTLYGGVLLGEKYQSVGVGTGVNLGSYGAITTDLLYAKSSTNNGNDLLHGNAFRVNYSKNISITDTTLSLVGYRHFDANFLNFAQAMEHKDTKYNPRDGLKNEYTLSINQPLFSNNASINLNSVIYKYVSGKTVHSYNAGFNSAINKINYSVYYTYYDGSRYNDNNKNSHDLSMNISIPFSLHENYIWANYGISTNNDNQVLQTARLSGTYGDKNQANWDVYQGYGNKGVNYSGGLNGSYKAQSAVVNAGYSYTQDKQNINYGISGALVATQYGAVFAPSLQQTNALILTKDTSGVEVINGQSIKTNNSGLAVVSGMSPYQKNSISVNTNSIPSNTEISNNIISNIIPTKGALVLADFDAKKGFKFLLTLQTPDKSTIPMGAKAEIDNDDTQLVASFHQLYFVANKPQGNIQVSWTINGEQKSCHATYDIDNKTPANGLYILDTECK
- a CDS encoding fimbrial protein, whose amino-acid sequence is MPILTKKLLPMAFVISAITASATVSAEEQTGQISFTGLIYSSTCTIDINGTGSDGNVNMGRYATSEFGDAGSEVGGTAGNGKLDISLINCPPQGKVKLKLSGKADSSSDQILALDNPNDPNTAKNVGIHLYDYDDLANPYYINFTEEYEIKDTGDLKSKTLSFIAKYVSTDDDVEAGRADATLNYTLTYQ
- a CDS encoding cell envelope integrity TolA C-terminal domain-containing protein, which gives rise to MEKFILLFSLFFSGSLSASSIDSSPIINFVEKTQKSVSANFHNSANYKGKECMIKVTLSDDGELISAVVDDRNEKNDKALCDAGLEIIKETTFTAPPEDKRINNKNTFYIDFRP
- a CDS encoding sigma-54 interaction domain-containing protein, producing MHSLLSTLQDEISKYTDAIAGITGTDVEIIDNNLMRIAGTGRYRYMLNQDVSSNGYIYRHVLQVQKTILIEDPKENDLCQLCQNRLTCTEELDLNAPIFLNNQVIGVIGIICSNREQKKFLMKQKQAFITFIEQFSEMISSRVFECLERLREQERFGTFRNLIDVMDRGVIAIDSQGKIWHANLSALRFFDCELIGQSLDIQMTGDILYGDEEAWLILNQQRYHVLCKKITFSSVDNDQLSMVIFHDARDYMTQINTLSVDENPHSPLIGNSQNMLQLKSMLSKVAVSHASVLITGESGSGKEVVAYTIHQQSLRTKQPFITINCAAIPEQLLESELFGYVRGAFSGADPKGRIGKFELAHGGSLFLDEIGDMPLHLQAKLLRVLQEKSITRVGSNNMINIDVRIIAATNKDLREMVNKGQFREDLFYRLNVVPIHTPALRDHREDIAELAQFFADDLALTYQRPATKIPNSIINYLYSYDWPGNIRELRNVIEYMYVMQGDTVDLNLSHLPPYLLETPHFDPLEKEKTSGIYTETKTDNRNKTQSLHTQELLKTKSLTSEYQTIMSILEKTGTTLEGKKKAAEILGISIATLYRKMKAQ
- a CDS encoding fimbrial protein, whose protein sequence is MTNLKNKMNKLLFLIFTLSLSSLSFYSHAAPDCVNNGGIKHGTMDARGGTIELKGMIKKNQEVARFTFKRDGSDVAVADCPDGAEFYAYATYSEASGVIPSYYMDIDGRPAYYVVRKPNTGLDDYAYVLIENESGLSFRSQPGQEVPVNAPKLNTRDATVIVYATKDNPKSQRFTTQYIGSILINRFNSGGGTTAVGFSYRLSVNIISAPTSCSAENTDLEMNLPKMPITAFSDIGFPRDNQYAEDHLRINCTGDASAKIKLMAHNTTSYEGQKTIIKPDNEGNSDNAKGVGFVVSSPSSGDTVLINNQFVKLADLASGINNVPLKAEYYRYGDEVKPGKLSASANFVLEFD